The Pseudomonas sp. G2-4 genome window below encodes:
- the gspI gene encoding type II secretion system minor pseudopilin GspI: MQRPALQAGFTLIEVLVALAIIAVAMSAAVRVAAVMTQSNGLLRDKSIALLAARSQLAQLRLEGHSAPGMKVFECDQGRLPLRCEQNLRPAKNGRMLRVELSVSDRSREAPPLARLETFLSREK, encoded by the coding sequence ATGCAACGCCCTGCCCTGCAAGCCGGTTTCACCCTGATCGAAGTGCTGGTGGCCTTGGCGATCATTGCAGTCGCCATGTCGGCCGCGGTTCGCGTGGCCGCAGTGATGACCCAGAGCAATGGCTTACTGCGGGACAAATCCATCGCCCTGCTGGCGGCCCGCAGCCAACTGGCCCAACTGCGCCTGGAAGGGCATTCAGCGCCGGGGATGAAAGTCTTCGAATGTGATCAGGGGCGATTGCCGTTGCGCTGCGAACAGAACCTGCGCCCTGCGAAAAACGGGCGGATGCTGCGGGTCGAGCTGAGCGTGTCCGACCGCAGCCGCGAGGCGCCGCCCTTGGCTCGGCTGGAAACGTTCCTCAGTCGGGAGAAGTAA
- a CDS encoding type II secretion system protein N → MTFIERVSAAQIVQALGLLAALAGVATWSSLLLTSAESRTPDMAPQRMAERSDSPALQWFSSQPATVEIKVSGVMAGARGAVAILSLNDGPPRSFLAGERVAPGVRLVSIEAQAVVIERGGEQARLALARLPDSVSLPSLTRP, encoded by the coding sequence ATGACGTTCATCGAGCGAGTGTCCGCGGCGCAAATCGTACAGGCGCTGGGGTTGTTGGCGGCGCTGGCCGGGGTGGCGACCTGGTCGTCACTGCTGCTGACTTCCGCCGAGTCACGCACCCCGGACATGGCCCCGCAACGCATGGCCGAGCGCTCCGATAGCCCGGCGTTGCAATGGTTCTCCAGCCAGCCGGCGACGGTGGAAATCAAGGTCAGTGGGGTGATGGCCGGTGCTCGCGGGGCCGTGGCGATCCTGAGCCTCAACGACGGACCGCCACGCAGCTTCCTGGCCGGCGAGCGGGTCGCCCCAGGGGTGAGGCTGGTGTCGATCGAGGCGCAAGCCGTAGTGATCGAGCGCGGTGGCGAACAAGCCCGGCTGGCGCTTGCGCGGTTGCCGGATTCGGTGAGCTTGCCCTCGTTGACTCGGCCTTGA
- the gspH gene encoding type II secretion system minor pseudopilin GspH — translation MCGKQRGFTLIELMVVLVIVGIASAAVSLSIKPDPAKLLRQDAQQLAQLLQLAQTEARTDGRPITWRGDAKGFGFSRRLDQGPGLDRFKEDPQLRPRRWQSPSMEIRVEPKQRVVLDAEWIGAPVLIRLSDGQNSFSVQRSPTGRVQVQ, via the coding sequence ATGTGCGGCAAGCAACGCGGCTTCACCCTGATCGAATTGATGGTGGTGCTGGTGATCGTCGGCATCGCCAGCGCCGCTGTGAGCCTGAGCATCAAGCCGGACCCGGCGAAGCTGCTGCGCCAGGATGCCCAACAGCTGGCACAACTGCTGCAACTGGCCCAGACGGAAGCGCGCACCGACGGGCGGCCAATCACCTGGCGCGGGGACGCCAAGGGGTTCGGCTTCAGCCGTCGTCTGGACCAAGGGCCGGGGCTGGACCGTTTCAAGGAAGACCCACAGTTGCGCCCGCGGCGGTGGCAGAGCCCGTCCATGGAGATTCGTGTGGAGCCCAAGCAGCGCGTCGTGCTCGATGCCGAATGGATCGGCGCCCCTGTACTCATTCGCCTGTCGGACGGCCAGAACAGCTTCAGCGTGCAACGCAGCCCCACCGGCCGGGTGCAGGTGCAATGA
- a CDS encoding type II secretion system protein GspJ translates to MSGRETGFTLLEVMVAILLMAVVSLIAWRGLDSVTRADSHLQASTEQTEALLRVLNQLERDVALRASIELSEPVKPGADDAPSTAPPAVTVRSTDGQGFRLDVIREAADLEGGLQRVRWWLKGDTLYRAQGQSRSRYPLPAPGAGVAVLSEVSDAGLRFWNKEKGWRKLSGNLQENPAGIEISLTRQTSQGAERYRQVLGPLD, encoded by the coding sequence ATGAGCGGTCGGGAGACGGGCTTCACCTTGCTTGAAGTCATGGTGGCAATCCTGCTGATGGCGGTGGTTAGTCTGATCGCCTGGCGTGGGCTGGACAGCGTCACGCGGGCCGACAGCCATTTGCAGGCCAGCACCGAGCAGACCGAAGCATTGCTGCGGGTGTTGAACCAACTGGAGCGCGACGTCGCCCTGCGCGCCAGCATCGAGTTGAGCGAACCGGTAAAGCCCGGCGCCGACGACGCCCCCTCGACGGCCCCGCCCGCCGTCACCGTGCGCAGCACCGACGGCCAGGGTTTTCGCCTGGACGTGATCCGCGAGGCCGCCGATCTGGAGGGCGGGCTGCAACGGGTGCGCTGGTGGCTCAAGGGCGACACGCTTTACCGCGCCCAGGGCCAGTCCCGCAGCCGCTACCCTTTGCCGGCGCCGGGCGCGGGGGTTGCAGTGCTCAGTGAAGTCAGCGATGCGGGGCTGCGGTTCTGGAACAAGGAAAAAGGCTGGCGCAAACTCAGCGGCAACCTGCAGGAAAACCCGGCGGGAATCGAGATCAGCCTGACCCGGCAGACGTCCCAGGGGGCTGAACGCTATCGCCAGGTGCTGGGCCCCTTGGACTAA
- a CDS encoding DUF4880 domain-containing protein, which produces MNIFSIASPDDTPETRLASEARDWLILLTSGRATVADARALRQWCGQSPEHARAFEQAKALWHGLQPAAEAVHAPRHFGRRALLGGAIAASAGFLLIRATVPGGFSGLGADYVTEVGEQRRVELGAGVSLELNTQTRLSRRPLAEGRQGLELLAGEVEVSGSSTAPISVQAGAGWISAAHARFNIRYVAQSVCTTCLEGVVQVQVQGQHFRLEPGMQLTYDTRHIGSPETADVSAAIAWREQVLVFNDATLASVIDEINRYRPGILLLLNRELGLRKVQARFRLDQLAGVALLIRDAYGAKCTELPGGVVVLS; this is translated from the coding sequence TTGAATATCTTCAGCATCGCTTCCCCTGACGACACGCCCGAGACCCGATTGGCCAGCGAGGCCCGGGACTGGCTGATCCTGCTGACCTCGGGACGCGCTACCGTCGCCGACGCCCGCGCCCTGCGCCAATGGTGTGGGCAAAGCCCCGAGCATGCGCGGGCATTCGAGCAGGCCAAGGCGCTGTGGCATGGCTTGCAACCGGCCGCAGAGGCGGTGCATGCCCCTCGGCATTTTGGTCGGCGGGCCTTGCTGGGCGGCGCGATCGCCGCGTCGGCGGGATTCCTGTTGATCCGCGCCACGGTGCCGGGTGGCTTTTCCGGGCTTGGTGCGGATTACGTCACCGAAGTGGGCGAGCAGCGCCGGGTCGAACTGGGCGCCGGCGTGAGCCTTGAGCTCAATACTCAGACTCGTCTCAGTCGCCGCCCATTGGCCGAGGGGAGGCAAGGGCTGGAGTTGCTCGCCGGCGAGGTTGAAGTGTCGGGCAGCAGCACCGCGCCGATCAGCGTCCAGGCCGGCGCCGGCTGGATCAGCGCCGCCCATGCCCGGTTCAATATTCGCTATGTCGCCCAGAGCGTCTGCACGACCTGCCTGGAGGGCGTGGTACAGGTCCAGGTGCAAGGCCAACACTTTCGCCTTGAGCCAGGCATGCAATTGACTTACGACACCCGTCATATCGGCAGCCCGGAAACCGCCGATGTGTCGGCTGCCATTGCCTGGCGTGAACAGGTACTGGTGTTCAACGATGCGACCCTGGCTAGCGTCATCGATGAGATCAACCGCTACCGGCCCGGAATATTGTTGCTGCTCAATCGCGAACTGGGCCTGCGCAAGGTCCAGGCCCGTTTTCGCCTCGATCAGCTAGCTGGCGTGGCGCTGCTGATTCGCGATGCCTACGGTGCCAAGTGCACCGAGTTGCCGGGTGGAGTGGTGGTGCTGAGCTAA
- a CDS encoding sigma-70 family RNA polymerase sigma factor: MKDTGRSPMVKLFLTSYEDFKVRLRRRLGSEELANDVLHETYLRVDRMVDTPDIAQPNAYLYRMALNIAADRRQSDARLLTGSEIEELLQVSDEALDPARVVGGQKELQTLLKALYELPARRRRIFIAARLEEAPHLEISQRFGISTRMVEKEIKAALGHCALRLERKVIQRFGPGAGKPS; this comes from the coding sequence ATGAAAGACACTGGCCGTAGCCCGATGGTCAAGCTGTTCCTCACCTCCTATGAGGATTTCAAGGTGCGCTTGCGCAGGCGCCTGGGATCCGAGGAACTCGCCAACGATGTGTTACATGAAACCTACCTGAGAGTCGATCGCATGGTCGACACGCCGGACATCGCCCAGCCCAATGCCTATCTCTATCGCATGGCCCTGAACATCGCCGCCGACCGTCGGCAATCCGATGCCCGCCTGCTCACCGGCAGCGAGATCGAGGAGTTGCTGCAGGTCTCGGACGAAGCACTGGACCCGGCCCGGGTGGTGGGCGGGCAGAAAGAACTGCAGACGCTGCTAAAGGCCTTGTACGAGCTGCCGGCGCGGCGCCGCAGGATTTTCATCGCGGCGCGCCTGGAAGAAGCCCCCCACCTGGAAATTTCCCAGCGCTTTGGCATTTCCACACGCATGGTGGAGAAGGAAATCAAGGCAGCGCTGGGGCATTGCGCCCTACGCCTGGAAAGAAAAGTCATTCAGCGGTTCGGTCCCGGCGCGGGAAAACCGTCTTGA
- a CDS encoding TonB C-terminal domain-containing protein, whose product MVAWCLLAEPVQAAGLVELDIAPQELTTALEQFSRATGMAVLVDHPLSSRRHTLGVQGLFTPAQGLNVLLSGTGLAAHYARADAFTLQPVRVREVPLPPGTAPGLSDSNYAASIQAVIQRNLCHSPLTWPGSFRAVLQVWIGRDGVVQHSRLVSSTGDILRDKALVNSLQNLRIDRPVPSSLRQPVTLLLLPDSSGKSMECTAGEEVLGR is encoded by the coding sequence ATGGTTGCGTGGTGTTTGCTGGCCGAGCCGGTGCAGGCCGCCGGGTTGGTGGAATTGGACATCGCTCCCCAAGAGCTGACTACGGCCCTTGAGCAATTCAGCCGTGCGACTGGCATGGCGGTGCTGGTGGATCACCCATTGTCGAGCCGGCGCCATACGTTAGGCGTTCAGGGGCTGTTCACGCCCGCCCAAGGGTTGAATGTGCTGCTCAGCGGCACCGGGCTGGCGGCGCACTATGCCCGTGCAGATGCATTCACCTTGCAACCGGTGCGGGTCCGCGAGGTGCCACTGCCGCCCGGCACCGCCCCTGGTTTGAGCGACAGCAACTATGCGGCATCGATTCAGGCGGTCATCCAGCGCAACCTGTGTCATTCGCCGCTGACCTGGCCGGGCAGTTTTCGCGCGGTGCTGCAAGTGTGGATCGGCCGCGACGGCGTGGTGCAACACAGCCGGCTGGTCAGTTCCACGGGCGATATACTGCGCGACAAGGCCCTGGTCAACAGTTTGCAAAACCTCAGGATCGACCGCCCGGTGCCCAGTTCGCTACGCCAGCCGGTGACCCTGCTTTTGTTACCCGACTCATCAGGAAAAAGCATGGAATGCACAGCAGGGGAAGAGGTGCTCGGGCGATGA